The Gemmatimonas sp. UBA7669 genome has a segment encoding these proteins:
- a CDS encoding polyprenyl synthetase family protein, with protein sequence MTLTTRTPSALAAALRDIQSPVQADLAAVSDELWRIVAADVPLVQEVQGHLMGMKGKLFRPTLLLLASRIEERTSSKAVTFAAIIELIHLATLVHDDAVDHSALRRGMPTVNALFSHQVSVIMGDYLYLRALRELVSIGDLEAMRSITYASNEMTLGEIRQLGAFDALAFSERDYETLIRAKTASLFMAACDVGALCGAPRYREPLTRFGERLGMAFQVADDLLDYTEQQEMTGKPSGLDLKEHKVTLPLIAALREMDQTARGRVEALFASPEPEDDAIAEVVGIVRTHGGLEYARRRADQFSREAEEALLELPEGTARTSLLDSIAYVVERRW encoded by the coding sequence ATGACCCTGACCACGCGGACTCCGTCGGCGCTGGCCGCGGCATTGCGCGACATCCAGTCACCGGTGCAGGCCGATCTCGCCGCCGTTTCCGACGAGCTCTGGCGCATCGTCGCGGCCGACGTGCCGCTCGTGCAGGAAGTGCAGGGCCACCTCATGGGCATGAAGGGGAAACTCTTCCGTCCGACGCTGCTGCTGCTGGCCAGTCGCATTGAAGAGCGCACCTCGTCCAAGGCGGTGACCTTCGCCGCCATCATCGAACTCATCCATCTTGCCACGCTGGTGCATGATGACGCCGTCGATCACTCGGCGCTGCGTCGCGGCATGCCCACCGTCAACGCGCTGTTCAGTCATCAGGTCTCCGTCATCATGGGTGACTACCTGTATCTGCGCGCGCTGCGAGAGTTGGTGAGCATCGGTGACCTGGAGGCCATGCGCAGCATCACCTACGCGTCCAACGAGATGACGCTCGGGGAGATCCGGCAGCTTGGTGCCTTTGACGCGCTGGCGTTCTCCGAGCGCGACTACGAAACGCTCATCCGCGCCAAGACGGCCTCGTTGTTCATGGCGGCCTGCGATGTGGGCGCGCTCTGCGGTGCGCCGCGCTATCGCGAGCCCCTCACGCGCTTTGGCGAGCGCCTGGGCATGGCCTTCCAGGTGGCCGATGACCTGCTCGACTACACGGAGCAGCAGGAAATGACCGGCAAGCCCAGCGGGCTCGACCTCAAGGAGCACAAGGTCACACTGCCGCTCATCGCCGCGCTTCGCGAGATGGATCAGACCGCCCGCGGGCGGGTGGAGGCGCTGTTTGCCTCGCCCGAACCCGAAGACGACGCCATTGCCGAGGTGGTGGGCATCGTGCGGACTCATGGCGGCCTCGAGTACGCGCGTCGGCGCGCGGACCAGTTCTCGCGCGAAGCCGAGGAGGCGCTGCTCGAACTGCCGGAAGGGACGGCTCGTACATCCCTTTTGGATTCCATCGCGTATGTCGTGGAGCGGCGCTGGTGA
- a CDS encoding tetratricopeptide repeat protein, with amino-acid sequence MSNAAKHRKKAAEFEQLKQIDRAIASYVKAIEESEAAGEDIDVALLNKVGDLALRQGRVPDAITYYERAVEHYATSGLFNNAIALCNKILRNAPGRANVYFTLGRICARKGLRGDATRNFLEYATRMQQEGRVDEGMRALAEVADLMPELTEVRRMVEEHAQRAGITLPRRKTPARSVAVESDAPPGRELKSADLVFLDIDYGAPASRTPMSAPRIPTPIATTKVPTPAEPVVELPFIVDTPRSPTPPPVRLVTPPPVKRVTPPPVPVIETPPTVRLVTPPPTETIAQATEAPPVVEPLLGLEANGEFIGDAVPVLDGFTSDDLPKVEASAAAEVVTPLDLTSRGAEADAAGIPILDELLVEDFQGGPTEEAVSQTFGVPSTGQEPPRLVDPTPLVVDSVLEVTEPAPAASPAPEAGLAELTPLEIEPVPELDAAIAAGEELVARAEEAARVADAMRAVRPTPRGTPVIELEAVDEFAPPYRPPYRIDPHDFILPGELPPLMLDDGAVSLGLGDTAAPESGGVPAAPVELDLLFDPELDESTGEPDQAPELSEPVSSDLRSEATTVLVDDLPPEADASEAEAAEGEASEAQALAPDAPATEVLDVEIADDELESPAVEPEGRPVSVTPALPIAAVAAEAQQVATARRDSLRAAVARMPQNWLLRRRLAEALFEAGERDAALAELETAQSGLQAAGEFESAAEIADELVQVSPDRVPYHQRRVELAVQTNSEARLRSAYLDLADALVRMGEEGRARAVYARVLEIDPYDDRARTALGAAAPPLPTPAPAVPDDNFVDLADWLRDDDEPASTRMRMREPTITGDEQADFDSLLRHFKEGVARSLGEDDFESHYDLGVAYKEMGLLEDAIAEFQKALRSRSHRLPAYEALGQCFVEQGRHQVAATILSRALHEPGLNDDQRVGVLYLLAYACEALQRWDEARSYYQRVYATDIQFRDVTARLAAVEQASR; translated from the coding sequence ATGTCCAACGCCGCGAAGCACCGAAAGAAGGCGGCTGAGTTCGAGCAGCTGAAGCAGATCGACCGCGCCATCGCCTCCTACGTCAAAGCCATCGAGGAGAGCGAGGCGGCTGGCGAGGACATTGACGTCGCGCTGCTGAACAAGGTGGGCGACCTCGCGCTCCGGCAGGGCCGGGTGCCCGATGCCATCACCTACTACGAGCGGGCCGTCGAGCACTATGCGACCTCCGGCCTTTTCAACAACGCCATTGCGCTCTGCAACAAGATTCTGCGCAATGCGCCGGGCCGAGCCAATGTGTACTTCACCCTCGGTCGCATCTGCGCCCGCAAGGGTCTGCGGGGTGACGCGACGCGCAACTTTCTCGAGTACGCCACGCGCATGCAGCAGGAAGGACGCGTGGACGAAGGCATGCGTGCCCTCGCGGAAGTGGCCGACCTCATGCCCGAGCTCACGGAAGTGCGGCGCATGGTGGAGGAGCACGCGCAGCGCGCCGGCATCACGCTGCCTCGTCGCAAGACGCCCGCGCGCAGTGTCGCCGTAGAGAGCGACGCGCCGCCGGGCCGGGAACTCAAGTCGGCCGATCTCGTCTTCCTCGACATCGACTACGGCGCGCCGGCCTCCCGCACACCGATGTCGGCACCGCGCATCCCGACGCCGATCGCCACCACCAAGGTCCCGACGCCGGCCGAGCCCGTGGTTGAGTTGCCGTTCATCGTCGACACCCCGCGTTCGCCCACCCCCCCGCCAGTCAGGTTGGTGACGCCGCCACCGGTGAAGCGCGTGACACCGCCACCGGTCCCGGTCATCGAAACGCCGCCGACTGTGCGGCTGGTGACCCCGCCGCCCACCGAAACCATCGCGCAGGCCACCGAGGCGCCGCCGGTGGTGGAGCCCTTGCTCGGTCTCGAGGCCAACGGCGAATTCATCGGCGACGCGGTGCCTGTTCTCGACGGATTCACCTCCGACGATCTGCCCAAGGTCGAGGCCAGCGCGGCCGCCGAAGTGGTCACCCCGCTCGACTTGACCTCACGTGGCGCAGAGGCCGACGCCGCCGGCATCCCGATCCTCGACGAGCTCCTCGTCGAAGACTTCCAGGGCGGGCCGACGGAAGAGGCGGTGTCCCAGACCTTTGGCGTGCCGTCCACTGGTCAGGAACCGCCGCGGTTGGTGGACCCGACGCCGCTGGTCGTGGATTCCGTTCTCGAGGTGACGGAGCCAGCGCCGGCCGCTTCGCCTGCGCCAGAGGCGGGCCTGGCCGAACTCACACCGCTCGAGATCGAGCCGGTGCCGGAGCTGGATGCGGCCATCGCTGCCGGCGAGGAACTGGTGGCACGAGCCGAAGAGGCCGCAAGAGTGGCGGACGCCATGCGTGCCGTGCGGCCCACGCCGCGTGGCACGCCGGTTATCGAGCTCGAAGCCGTCGACGAGTTTGCACCGCCCTATCGGCCGCCGTATCGCATCGATCCGCACGATTTCATTCTGCCGGGCGAGCTGCCGCCGCTCATGCTCGACGATGGCGCCGTGTCGCTCGGCCTGGGCGATACTGCTGCGCCGGAGTCCGGCGGAGTGCCCGCCGCTCCGGTGGAGCTGGATCTGTTGTTCGATCCGGAACTGGACGAGTCCACGGGCGAGCCAGACCAGGCCCCAGAGCTTTCCGAGCCGGTGTCATCCGACCTGCGTTCGGAAGCGACGACGGTGTTGGTCGACGATCTGCCACCGGAAGCTGACGCTTCTGAGGCTGAGGCGGCTGAGGGGGAGGCGTCTGAGGCTCAGGCGCTGGCCCCTGATGCGCCCGCGACTGAAGTGCTGGACGTTGAAATCGCTGACGACGAGCTGGAGTCGCCGGCTGTCGAGCCCGAGGGGCGTCCGGTTTCCGTCACGCCGGCGCTGCCCATTGCCGCCGTCGCGGCTGAGGCCCAGCAGGTGGCTACGGCGCGCCGGGACTCGCTGCGTGCGGCGGTGGCTCGCATGCCGCAGAACTGGCTGCTGCGCCGTCGCCTGGCCGAGGCCCTGTTCGAGGCTGGAGAGCGTGACGCCGCGTTGGCGGAACTCGAAACGGCGCAGTCGGGCCTCCAGGCCGCCGGAGAGTTCGAGTCGGCCGCAGAAATCGCCGACGAGCTGGTGCAGGTCAGTCCGGACCGGGTGCCGTATCACCAGCGCCGCGTTGAACTGGCCGTGCAGACCAACAGCGAAGCTCGGCTGCGCAGCGCCTACCTCGATCTGGCTGATGCGCTGGTGCGCATGGGTGAGGAGGGCCGGGCCCGGGCCGTGTATGCCCGCGTCCTCGAAATCGACCCGTACGATGACCGCGCCCGCACGGCCCTCGGCGCCGCCGCGCCGCCGCTTCCCACACCGGCCCCAGCCGTCCCGGACGACAACTTTGTCGACCTCGCTGATTGGCTGCGCGACGATGACGAGCCCGCCTCCACCCGCATGCGGATGCGGGAGCCCACCATCACGGGCGACGAACAGGCCGACTTCGATTCACTTTTACGGCACTTCAAGGAGGGGGTCGCGCGTTCACTGGGAGAAGACGATTTCGAGAGTCATTACGACCTCGGGGTCGCCTACAAGGAAATGGGCCTGCTGGAGGACGCCATCGCGGAGTTCCAGAAGGCCCTGCGCAGCCGCTCACACCGTCTCCCTGCCTACGAGGCCCTCGGCCAGTGTTTCGTGGAGCAGGGACGGCACCAGGTGGCCGCCACCATCCTCTCCCGGGCCCTCCACGAGCCCGGACTCAACGACGACCAGCGGGTCGGGGTGCTGTACTTGTTGGCATATGCCTGCGAGGCCCTGCAGCGCTGGGACGAGGCTCGTAGCTATTATCAGCGTGTGTACGCCACCGACATCCAATTCCGAGACGTGACGGCTCGCCTGGCAGCCGTCGAACAGGCCTCCCGATGA
- a CDS encoding radical SAM protein, with translation MLSSRYRPYHVPIFLAKYAWLRLRRRPVLLNFEVTMRCNARCGFCNYWQTPASAKAQELADFSAIARRFSPMLVTFTGGEPTLRRDLEDLVRAVRQSVRYTYVQLITHAGMLSLDRAQSLWDAGVDQFNISLDYLDGRHDEARGIPGLTNKILDLVPRMRAAGIGGVKFNTVIKRDNLDQILPIVHQAAAMGAGVNFSVYTALKNGNRDHLLQDLDPAAVQAVVDELLAYKRRRAGVITNSDYYLEQIPRYVRGEMTEPCESGNTTIHIDPQGQVRRCPDFPADGPWEQYKGYAPIDCNDCFYACRGEAQAPLRVMSRIRDVMATVQPEVARPERILPVVRP, from the coding sequence ATGCTTTCCAGCCGGTATCGCCCGTATCACGTTCCCATCTTTCTGGCCAAATACGCCTGGCTGCGTTTACGCCGGCGGCCGGTGCTGCTGAATTTCGAAGTCACCATGCGCTGCAATGCGCGCTGTGGTTTCTGCAACTACTGGCAGACGCCGGCCAGCGCCAAGGCGCAGGAGCTCGCCGACTTCAGCGCCATCGCGCGGCGTTTTTCTCCCATGCTGGTGACGTTCACGGGCGGCGAACCCACGCTCCGGCGCGACCTGGAGGACCTGGTGCGTGCCGTGCGCCAGTCGGTGCGCTACACCTACGTGCAGCTCATCACGCATGCGGGCATGCTGTCGCTCGATCGGGCCCAGTCACTGTGGGATGCGGGCGTGGATCAGTTCAACATCTCGCTCGACTATCTCGACGGCCGGCACGATGAGGCGCGGGGCATCCCGGGTCTGACCAACAAGATTCTCGACCTCGTGCCCCGCATGCGTGCGGCCGGCATCGGTGGCGTCAAGTTCAACACCGTCATCAAGCGCGACAATCTGGACCAGATTCTGCCCATTGTGCATCAGGCGGCCGCCATGGGCGCGGGGGTCAATTTCTCGGTCTACACGGCGCTCAAGAATGGCAATCGCGACCACCTCTTGCAGGATCTCGACCCGGCGGCGGTGCAGGCCGTGGTGGACGAGTTGCTGGCCTACAAGCGTCGTCGGGCCGGCGTCATCACCAATTCCGACTACTACCTCGAGCAGATTCCGCGCTACGTGCGCGGCGAGATGACCGAGCCCTGTGAGAGCGGCAACACCACCATTCACATTGACCCGCAGGGCCAGGTGCGGCGCTGTCCGGACTTTCCGGCCGACGGCCCCTGGGAGCAGTACAAGGGCTACGCCCCCATCGACTGCAACGACTGCTTCTACGCCTGTCGTGGCGAGGCACAGGCCCCCCTGCGTGTGATGTCCCGCATTCGCGATGTGATGGCCACGGTACAGCCTGAGGTGGCGCGTCCGGAACGGATCCTGCCGGTGGTGAGACCCTGA
- a CDS encoding putative LPS assembly protein LptD encodes MSAVGGFVRRLRRALNLGVVLAGALGVMPVTRADAQAIPVRPGQPPATGRAGQRAPGDSTKPLSKDRTVFNWTTPDSVMRRLMELDGYRSVQYQGDTVRFDAASRVLVLKGKPSAVQRDETMLVGDSIVYNDSTKKVLALGDTVLLRDPSQRDADDFIANGRIEYDLQSRSGITGAFATSFESGQRLYMSARRSAIVSDTLVSGRHLVFARNGSFTYCDHAEPHFHFETRDMKFVSQNIMVARPGILYIGEVPVFWIPFFFQDVRSGRRSGLLTPGFGVAELLRNSPSYRRSLQNLGYFFAINDYMNAEVSFDWRSGARQSDIDPGFVRGNAEWRYRWIDRFINGELAASYMSLGNGTTNTSYTWNHNQDFSRNTKLTARLNWVQNTLVQRNTTINPVAANATIRSQLNYQTKLGPAQINIGGSRVQYPGRTQVDMDFPSLNVTSGTLEAGPVAWTPNLRLAISGQSRIDQGLQFPFVYNRRADGGIDSTRFNASRRNMQFAFDTPIKIWDFQWQNSFTINEQFRDFPEQREIVGVRDSSQKVTRIYAQTYETTVDWNTSFNLPRFFQGTWNVSPSVSVANVDQGGLFVRTERSNGRWVAQNKRLSYGVSSSPTLYAMLPGLGPVARFRHAITPALSYSYSPTASVSDAYLQAIGRSRVGYIGALAQNRVALTMSTNLEAKLRAPNDSNPDAGQKIKLLSLGFSSLTYDFVRADTTGNGFTDRTFSINGRTDLLPGLDFRTTYELFQGDPASDTAVFKPFRTEFGVTFSLNSKSGIFGILGRLFGVDTELRADSAATTASDQSIDRQARSMNAAGGGAMRGMQLSLPESGEGWNLSLQYNAARQRPPVGGTQINNDPATLCEGQRPFGVVAYERCILNAQTAPSTGLNSGQSAIGAPVFIQPPTQNVSANLSFGITRNWSAQWSTQYDVERARFSSQQVGLQRSLHDWNAVFSFSQTPSGNFAFNFFIALKAQPELKFNYDRQTYRSGNF; translated from the coding sequence GTGAGCGCTGTGGGGGGCTTCGTGCGCCGACTGCGGCGCGCTCTCAACCTGGGTGTGGTGTTGGCTGGCGCACTTGGTGTGATGCCGGTCACGCGTGCAGATGCGCAGGCCATCCCGGTGCGGCCCGGTCAGCCGCCGGCCACCGGCCGCGCCGGACAGCGGGCGCCGGGCGACAGCACCAAGCCGCTCAGCAAGGATCGCACGGTTTTCAATTGGACCACGCCCGACTCCGTCATGCGCCGCCTGATGGAGCTCGACGGGTATCGCTCCGTGCAGTACCAGGGCGATACGGTGCGCTTCGACGCGGCCTCCCGCGTGCTGGTGCTCAAGGGCAAGCCCTCGGCCGTCCAGCGTGACGAGACCATGCTGGTGGGCGACTCGATCGTGTACAACGACTCCACCAAGAAAGTGTTGGCTCTGGGTGACACGGTGTTGCTGCGCGACCCCTCGCAGCGCGACGCCGACGACTTCATCGCCAACGGACGCATCGAGTACGACCTGCAAAGCCGCTCGGGCATCACCGGCGCCTTTGCCACCAGCTTCGAGTCGGGGCAGCGCCTGTACATGAGTGCGCGGCGCAGTGCCATCGTGTCCGACACCCTGGTCAGCGGCCGGCACCTGGTGTTCGCGCGCAACGGCTCCTTCACCTACTGCGACCACGCCGAGCCGCATTTTCACTTTGAAACACGCGACATGAAGTTCGTGTCGCAGAACATCATGGTGGCGCGGCCGGGCATCCTGTACATCGGCGAGGTGCCGGTGTTCTGGATTCCGTTCTTCTTCCAGGACGTGCGGTCCGGGCGCCGCAGTGGCCTGCTCACACCGGGCTTCGGTGTGGCCGAGTTGCTGCGCAACAGTCCGTCGTATCGCCGCAGCCTGCAGAATCTCGGCTACTTCTTTGCCATCAACGACTACATGAATGCCGAGGTGTCGTTCGACTGGCGATCAGGTGCCCGCCAGTCTGATATCGACCCGGGCTTCGTTCGTGGCAACGCCGAGTGGCGCTATCGCTGGATCGATCGCTTCATCAACGGTGAGCTGGCCGCGTCGTATATGAGCCTCGGCAACGGCACCACCAATACCTCGTACACCTGGAATCACAACCAGGATTTCTCACGCAACACCAAGCTCACCGCGCGCCTCAACTGGGTGCAGAACACCCTGGTGCAACGCAACACCACCATCAACCCGGTGGCCGCCAACGCCACCATCCGCTCCCAGCTCAACTACCAGACCAAGCTGGGGCCGGCGCAGATCAACATCGGTGGCTCGCGGGTGCAGTATCCGGGTCGCACGCAGGTGGACATGGACTTTCCGTCGCTCAACGTGACCTCGGGAACCCTGGAGGCGGGGCCGGTAGCCTGGACGCCCAATCTGCGTCTCGCCATTTCGGGTCAGAGCCGGATCGACCAGGGGCTGCAGTTCCCCTTCGTGTACAATCGCCGCGCTGATGGGGGCATCGACAGCACGCGTTTCAATGCGAGCCGTCGCAACATGCAGTTCGCCTTTGATACGCCCATCAAGATCTGGGATTTCCAGTGGCAGAACTCCTTCACCATCAACGAGCAATTCCGCGACTTTCCCGAGCAGCGTGAGATCGTTGGCGTGCGTGATTCGTCGCAGAAGGTCACACGCATTTACGCCCAGACCTACGAAACCACGGTCGACTGGAACACCTCCTTCAATCTGCCGCGCTTCTTCCAGGGCACCTGGAACGTGTCGCCCTCGGTGAGCGTGGCCAACGTGGATCAGGGCGGCCTGTTCGTGCGCACCGAGCGCAGCAATGGGCGCTGGGTGGCGCAGAACAAGCGACTCAGCTACGGCGTGAGCTCTTCGCCCACGTTGTACGCCATGTTGCCGGGCCTTGGGCCAGTGGCGCGTTTCCGCCACGCCATCACGCCGGCGTTGTCGTACAGCTACTCGCCAACGGCCTCGGTGAGTGACGCCTATCTGCAGGCCATCGGCCGCAGCCGCGTGGGCTACATTGGCGCGCTGGCGCAGAATCGGGTGGCGCTCACCATGTCCACCAACCTCGAAGCCAAGCTGCGGGCGCCCAACGACTCCAATCCGGACGCGGGCCAGAAGATCAAACTGCTCTCGCTTGGCTTTTCGTCGCTCACGTACGACTTCGTGCGCGCCGACACCACGGGCAACGGCTTCACCGATCGCACATTCTCCATCAACGGGCGCACCGATCTGTTGCCCGGTCTCGATTTCCGCACCACCTACGAACTTTTCCAGGGTGATCCGGCGTCGGACACGGCCGTGTTCAAGCCGTTCCGCACCGAGTTTGGTGTCACCTTCTCGCTCAACAGCAAGTCGGGCATCTTCGGCATTCTCGGCCGGCTGTTTGGCGTGGATACTGAGCTGCGCGCTGACTCCGCCGCTACGACAGCGTCCGATCAATCCATTGATCGGCAGGCCCGCAGCATGAATGCCGCTGGTGGTGGGGCCATGCGCGGCATGCAGTTGTCGTTGCCTGAGTCGGGCGAGGGCTGGAACCTCAGTCTCCAGTACAACGCCGCGCGGCAGCGGCCGCCCGTGGGCGGCACCCAGATCAACAACGATCCGGCCACCTTGTGTGAAGGCCAGCGGCCGTTCGGTGTGGTGGCGTATGAGCGGTGCATCCTGAATGCGCAGACCGCGCCGTCCACCGGCCTCAACTCCGGTCAGAGCGCCATCGGTGCGCCGGTGTTCATCCAGCCGCCCACGCAGAACGTCTCGGCCAACCTCTCGTTCGGTATCACGCGCAACTGGTCGGCGCAGTGGTCCACGCAGTACGACGTGGAGCGTGCGCGCTTCTCCAGCCAGCAGGTGGGTCTGCAGCGCTCGCTGCACGACTGGAACGCCGTGTTCTCCTTCTCGCAGACGCCGAGCGGCAACTTCGCGTTCAACTTCTTCATTGCCCTCAAGGCGCAGCCGGAGCTCAAGTTCAACTACGACCGGCAGACGTACCGCTCCGGCAACTTCTGA
- the tatC gene encoding twin-arginine translocase subunit TatC has protein sequence MAGNNPGEMPFLEHLEELRWRLFKVAVALAIGIGVSFFLIFSKQIDVVAILSEPIRPFIRGKLIVTHPADLFDIAMNAAITLGLIAASPVIVWQIWGFLSPALYTHEKKVVIPALVGAALLFLAGATLAFKYVVPVTLGFFASFQSGVVEIMPTVKDYMGFVIAMCLAFGAVFELPVVIALLSALGIVQPQLLAKFRRHAAVGCLIGAAIITPGSDPTSLLLLTIPLYGLYEVSIGLSRLIVRRRERSLAAEVA, from the coding sequence ATGGCCGGTAACAACCCGGGCGAGATGCCCTTCCTCGAGCACCTCGAGGAACTGCGCTGGCGCCTGTTCAAGGTCGCGGTGGCGCTCGCCATCGGGATCGGTGTGTCGTTCTTCCTGATTTTCTCCAAGCAGATCGACGTGGTCGCCATTCTGTCTGAGCCCATCCGCCCGTTCATCCGCGGCAAGCTCATCGTGACGCACCCGGCCGATCTGTTCGATATTGCCATGAACGCGGCCATTACACTCGGGCTCATTGCCGCGTCGCCGGTCATCGTGTGGCAGATCTGGGGCTTCCTGTCGCCGGCCCTCTACACGCACGAAAAGAAGGTGGTTATCCCGGCCCTGGTGGGCGCGGCCCTGTTGTTCCTGGCCGGCGCGACGCTGGCCTTCAAGTACGTCGTGCCAGTCACGCTGGGCTTCTTCGCGTCCTTCCAGAGTGGCGTCGTGGAAATCATGCCCACCGTCAAGGACTACATGGGCTTCGTCATTGCCATGTGTCTGGCCTTCGGGGCCGTGTTCGAGTTGCCGGTGGTCATCGCGTTGCTGTCCGCGTTGGGCATCGTCCAGCCGCAGCTGCTGGCCAAGTTCCGCCGTCACGCGGCGGTGGGCTGCCTCATTGGCGCGGCCATCATCACGCCGGGTAGTGACCCGACCTCGCTGCTGCTGCTCACCATTCCGCTGTACGGGCTGTACGAAGTGTCCATTGGCCTCTCCCGCCTCATCGTCCGGCGCCGGGAGCGCAGTCTCGCCGCCGAGGTCGCGTGA
- the ybgF gene encoding tol-pal system protein YbgF → MNATPGDRVTRSVLAGRRVWRMIPLVALMATGGCFATRGDVRIIQNDILALRAEVLRKQQEHMEALLQTQRLLQVASDSLSRVSARTVGIQGDVRGEFRAVREQLLQVQTLLGQSQATISRLRAELEEQRAAAAAVPPTAGAAPTGSASVPAGSRPAPANTPPASQTARPDTTATASNTPGPSQLFVNGRDQLTRGSSATARTLFQELLTNYPDSDYAPDAQFWIAESLAKENNVAAADAAYAAVVSTYPNAPKAPTALYKRAQLLIKQGNTPQARQLLEQVVARYPRSDEAELATETLKTLR, encoded by the coding sequence ATGAACGCCACACCCGGTGACCGCGTGACGCGGTCCGTGCTTGCTGGCCGCCGTGTGTGGCGGATGATTCCCCTCGTGGCCCTGATGGCCACGGGGGGCTGCTTTGCCACGCGCGGCGACGTTCGCATCATCCAGAACGACATCCTCGCCCTGCGGGCCGAAGTGCTGCGCAAGCAGCAGGAGCACATGGAGGCGCTGCTGCAGACGCAGCGTCTGCTGCAGGTGGCCAGTGATTCGCTCTCGCGCGTGAGTGCGCGCACCGTGGGCATTCAGGGCGATGTGCGCGGCGAGTTCCGCGCCGTGCGTGAGCAGTTGCTGCAGGTGCAGACACTGCTGGGCCAGAGCCAGGCCACCATTTCCCGGCTTCGGGCGGAGCTTGAAGAGCAGCGCGCCGCGGCCGCTGCAGTGCCGCCCACGGCCGGTGCGGCGCCCACGGGCTCTGCTTCGGTGCCAGCGGGCTCCCGTCCCGCGCCAGCCAACACGCCGCCGGCTTCGCAGACGGCGCGGCCTGACACGACCGCTACGGCGTCCAACACGCCGGGACCCAGCCAGTTGTTCGTGAACGGTCGCGACCAGCTCACGCGGGGCAGTAGCGCCACCGCGCGCACGCTGTTCCAGGAGCTGCTCACCAACTATCCCGATTCGGACTATGCGCCCGATGCGCAGTTCTGGATTGCGGAGTCGCTGGCCAAGGAAAACAACGTCGCGGCCGCCGATGCAGCCTATGCGGCCGTGGTGAGCACCTATCCCAATGCGCCCAAGGCGCCGACGGCGCTCTACAAGCGGGCGCAGTTGCTCATCAAGCAGGGTAACACGCCGCAGGCCCGTCAGCTGCTCGAGCAGGTCGTGGCCCGCTATCCGCGCAGTGATGAAGCCGAGTTGGCTACGGAAACGCTCAAGACCCTGCGGTAA
- a CDS encoding OmpA family protein: MNRSSRLMLVLVSSSLALGACKKKPAPAPAPAPAPAPAETAPVRNTPAPAPRDTMAEYNEKVAAARLRLLETIYFEYDADELRDDARASLDAKLAILNANPGLRIKVNGHCDERGSDEYNIALGRRRAEAAKRYLTDRGIDGSRIETASFGRERPAVQGGGEDAWSKNRRDEFEIVAGGENLKPAR; encoded by the coding sequence ATGAACCGTTCTTCTCGTCTGATGTTGGTCCTCGTGTCCTCCTCGCTCGCGCTTGGCGCGTGCAAGAAGAAGCCGGCCCCGGCGCCCGCTCCCGCACCGGCTCCGGCCCCTGCGGAAACGGCCCCGGTGCGCAATACGCCGGCGCCCGCGCCGCGTGACACGATGGCCGAATACAACGAGAAAGTGGCGGCGGCCCGTCTGCGTCTGCTCGAAACCATCTACTTCGAGTACGATGCCGATGAGTTGCGCGACGACGCCCGCGCCTCACTCGACGCCAAGCTGGCCATTCTGAACGCCAATCCCGGTCTGCGCATCAAGGTCAACGGCCACTGCGACGAGCGTGGCAGCGACGAGTACAACATCGCCCTCGGCCGTCGTCGTGCCGAAGCGGCCAAGCGTTACCTGACGGACCGCGGCATTGATGGGTCGCGCATCGAAACCGCCTCGTTTGGTCGTGAGCGGCCGGCGGTGCAGGGCGGTGGTGAGGATGCGTGGTCGAAGAACCGCCGCGACGAGTTCGAAATCGTGGCCGGCGGCGAGAACCTCAAGCCCGCCCGTTGA
- a CDS encoding energy transducer TonB, giving the protein MARAAALSAQHPTWLRSGFVGALAVHGALVALAWWAGSQVEPPRPPVYRVELMGRAGLRQAGVESPTAAPTAAGPNVAGAERVPEEKIAPKTSTKKSTAPSPRATPSTERTRKAGSKTATTSAKSTAAPKAGAGATGTKGADVANLRTDGIAFPFPGYLNNIVRQITLSWRTARMSAALVTEVKFMIRRDGTVAGIEVVKASGNRLYDLDAVGAVEAVGQARSFGPLPAGWADDVLVVYFTFDYALRPQ; this is encoded by the coding sequence ATGGCGCGAGCGGCCGCGCTCTCGGCCCAGCATCCCACCTGGCTGCGCAGCGGCTTCGTGGGGGCGCTGGCCGTGCACGGGGCTCTGGTCGCGCTGGCGTGGTGGGCGGGCAGCCAGGTTGAGCCCCCGCGTCCGCCGGTGTATCGCGTGGAACTGATGGGCCGGGCCGGTCTGCGTCAGGCGGGTGTCGAGTCGCCGACGGCAGCGCCCACGGCGGCCGGGCCCAACGTGGCTGGCGCCGAGCGCGTGCCGGAAGAAAAGATCGCGCCCAAAACCAGCACCAAGAAGTCCACGGCCCCGTCGCCGCGCGCCACGCCGTCCACCGAGCGGACGCGCAAGGCGGGCAGCAAGACCGCCACCACGTCCGCAAAGAGCACCGCCGCACCTAAGGCCGGCGCAGGCGCCACCGGAACCAAAGGCGCCGACGTGGCCAACCTGCGTACGGACGGGATCGCGTTTCCCTTTCCCGGGTACCTCAACAACATCGTTCGCCAAATCACACTGAGTTGGCGCACAGCTCGTATGTCAGCCGCGCTCGTGACCGAGGTCAAGTTCATGATCCGTCGCGATGGCACGGTGGCCGGTATCGAGGTGGTCAAGGCGTCGGGCAATCGGCTCTACGACCTTGATGCGGTGGGCGCTGTGGAGGCCGTGGGTCAGGCCCGCAGCTTCGGCCCCTTGCCCGCCGGTTGGGCCGACGATGTGCTGGTGGTCTATTTCACGTTCGATTATGCCCTGCGTCCGCAGTAA